AACTCTTATTTTAAAAGTTGAAGCCAATTCTTTAATTAACAGTCTAAAATCTACACGATCATCAGCGGTGTAGTAAAAAGTTGCCTTATTACCATCTCCTTGAAATTCAATGTCTGAGAGTTTCATTTTAAGACCTAATCTAGAAACTATTAATCTAGATTTTCGTTGAACTTCTTGTTCTTTGTCTCTAGCAGCTTGCCAAACTTCAATATCTCGTTGAGAGGCTTTTCTGTAGATTTGTTTTACTTCTTCACTGTCAAAACTGACATCTTTTTTACGCATTTGAATTTTAACCAATTCTCCTGTTAAAGAAACGGTGCCAATATCATGTCCTGGCGAAGATTCTACAGCTACAACATCACCAATAGCGATGGCTAAATTTTTTGTGTTTTTAAAAAAATGCTTTCTCCCGTTTTTAAAACGTACTTCAGAAATGTTAAAAGAGGATTGCCCATTGGGCAATGTCATGTTTGAAAGCCAGTCGAAAACTGTTAGTTTATCACAACTTCCAGTACCACAATTTCCATTACTTTTGCATCCTTTTGGTACACCATTTGTATCCGTAGAGCAACTATTACAGCTCATATTTTATATGTTATATTTATAATTATACTCAAGAATGAGTATAATGTAAATTCGTTTTCAATTAAAACACAATAGATTTTCTACTGATTCGTTTTAATATTTTATTAATTTGTAAATATAAATATAATTCATAACATTAAAAGTTAATAAAATTATATTTAAAAATTAGTACTTTTGACACCTATACACTTACAATAAAACGAACCCATAATGAAAAGATTATTGCTTGTTTTGTCGCTACTACCTTTCACTTGTTTTTCCCAAATTATAGGGGAAGCAAATGGTGGTGAGGTAAAATTTAACCCAAATAATTTAGCATGTATTACGGAAGAAGCCAAAGCGAAAATTAATACTGAAGTTGAAGTTAATGTAGCCAAGTTAATTAAACAGGGTAAATTGTCGATAAAAAAAGCAGGTTTGGCAGCACCAACTTTTATTTGGCCTGTTAAAAAGGCAGCTACGAGCGATTTTAACGATGTTTGGGCAATTTCTAATTATGTAGACCATGATGCTACATTTCCTGATAAAGTTCAGGATTATAATTGTGGAACGAATACCTATGATACCAGTTCTGGTTATAATCATTCAGGTACTGATATTTTTACATGGCCTTTTTCTTGGTATCAAATGGAAAATAATTTAGCTGAAGTTGTGGCTGCGGCTCCAGGTGAAATTATATATAAGAATGATGGTCAATTTGATAAGAGTTGTACTTTTAATTCAAATACATGGAATGCAATTTATGTGCAACATAGTGACGGCAGTAGAACCTGGTATGGTCACCTAAAAGATGGAAGTTTAACCACTAAAATTGTTGGAGACACAGTTGTTGAAGGTGAATTTTTAGGAGTTGTAGGTAGTTCTGGAAATTCTACCGGTCCTCATTTACATTTTGAAGTTTATGATAGCAACAGTAATTTAGTTGATCCTTTTAGCGGGACTTGTAATAATATTACAAGTTGGTGGCAAGACCAACCTGATTATACTGATCCAAATATTAATGCGGTTTTAACACATAGTGCACCACCAAATTTTGACAATCCTTGCCCTCAACTAGAGAACACGAATTTAGCTAATAAATTTTTACCAAATTCTACAATATATTTTGCAGGTTATTTTAAAGATCAATTGGCAGGAACAACAGCGAATTTTGGGATCCGTAACCCGAATGGTATAAGAATTGCGGTGTGGGATGAAAATTTTACTGATTCATTTAATACATCGTATTGGTTTAGGAGTGTTGATAATCTTGCTACCTTAGGTACTTATAGATTTGAAGTAACTTATGAAGGTCAAACGATTAGGCACGAGTTTGAAGTTGCTGCTACTTTGGGAGTTGAAGATGAAAAATTAGCACAAATTTCAGTAGCTCCAAATCCTTTTGAGGATGAATTAAAAATTTCAGGCTTTACCTTTAATCAAGCTGATTACAATATGGCTGTTTTTAATCAATTAGGTCAAAAAGTTGTTGAAAAAGAAGATTTTTCTGCTCGTTTAAATTTACAATTTTTATCTAAAGGGTTGTATTTTCTAAACATTGGTGATAAAACTACAGGAAGTTCAAAATCATTTAAAATCGTAAAAAAATAAATGCTTTTTTCAAATATTATAGATCAAGAAACAGTAAAAAAACAACTTATCTATAGTGTTGAAAGAAACCGAATACCCCATGCACAACTTTTTGTTGCACCAAAGGGTACAGGTGCTTTACCATTAGCTATTGCTTACGCTCAATATATCTTATGTAATAATAGTGATGGTGAAAATAATACAGGAGACCAGGTCTGTAATACAAAGATTAACAATCTAAGTCACCCTGATTTGCATTTTGCATTTCCTGTTGCCACAACGGATAAGGTGAAAAGACACCCTGTAAGTGATTTCTTTTTAGAAGAATGGCGTCAATTTATAAATGATAACCCGTATGGTGATTTATTAAGTTGGTACGCACATTTAGGTATTGAAAATAAACAAGGTCAAATTGGTGTAGATGAAGCAGAAGCAATCGTAAAAAAGTTGATTCTGAAATCGTACGAAGGTGGTTATAAGGTCATGATTATTTGGATGGCCGAGAAGCTTAACACAGCAGCAGCCAATAAATTACTAAAACTAATAGAAGAACCGCCAAACAAGACTATTCTATTGTTGGTTACCGAGAGTGAAGAGCAAATTATTAGTACCATATTATCTCGTTGTCAGATTGTAAAATTAAATCCTTTAAGTGAAAATCATATTAAGGAAGCTTTAATAGCACGAGAGCATATTACAGAAAATGAAGCTGTAAAGATTGCCCATCAAGCAGATGGAAATTGGAATAAAGCAAGAAATATTTTACATAACTCAACAAGCGATGAACAATTTGAACAGTGGTTTATTACTTGGGTACGAACCGCTTTTAAAGCAAAAGGCAATGCTGCCGTAATACAAGAACTAATTGCTTGGAGCGATGCTATTGCATCAAACGGTAGAGAGGTTCAGAAAAGTTTTTTAAACTACTGTCTCCAATTTTTTAGACAAGCTTTATTGAAAAATTATACAGCAGATTCGTTGGTGTTTTTAGAGCCCTATACCACAAGTTTCGATTTAGATAAATTTGCTCCGTTTGTTCATAGTGGTAATATCATGGAGATTACTAAAGAGCTTAACGATGCTATTTATCATATTGAACGTAACGGTAATGCCAAAATCATCTTATTGGATTTATCAATAAAGTTAACACGGTTACTTCATCAAAAAGAGGCGGTTTAAAATTTACTGCAACACATAAAAGTAGATCGCCATAAAGTGTGAAAAACTACCCAATAACACAAATACATGAAAAATGGTATGGTTGTATTTTATTTTTGGAATGCTGTATAAAATGGCACCCACGGTATAAAATACGCCACCAGCCACCAGCCAATATAATCCGTTTATGGGCAAATTTTCTAGTAATGGTTTTACGGCAAAAATGATAATCCATCCCATACCAATGTAGGCTGCGGTAGAAATTTTTTCAAACCTACCAGTGTAAAATAATTTAAGAAAAACTCCAACAAGAGCAATTCCCCAAGTAATGCCAAAGATTGTCCAACCTAACGTTCCTTTTAAAGTAATGAGTGTAAAAGGAGTATAGGTTCCTGCAATAAGGACATAAATGGCAGCATGATCTAAAATGTTTAATTTTTTACGTAGTTCTGGTTGTTGAGCGTAATGGTAAAAAGTAGAAGCAGAGTACAACAAGATTAAACTCGCTCCAAAAATAGAAAAACTTACAATATGCCTTGCGGTTCCATGATCATTAGCATGAATAATCAAAACGACTAAGGCTATAATACTTAAAACTAATCCAATGGCATGTGTAAGTACATTTAGTCTTTCTTCGGTAGAATTATAATATGTTAGATGTTCATTTTTCATCATTGATATCATTTACTAATTCCGTATAGATTGTGTCAAAAGCCTCTTTTTTAATGGATTCCATATCGTCAATAGTTAAACCTTCTGTTTGGATAAAGTTATGAATTTTTACTCTTAATTTACCTGGCCATCCACTAAAAAATGTCCATGAAAAACGTTTTTTAACATCATAG
The nucleotide sequence above comes from Aureibaculum algae. Encoded proteins:
- a CDS encoding PSP1 domain-containing protein, translating into MSCNSCSTDTNGVPKGCKSNGNCGTGSCDKLTVFDWLSNMTLPNGQSSFNISEVRFKNGRKHFFKNTKNLAIAIGDVVAVESSPGHDIGTVSLTGELVKIQMRKKDVSFDSEEVKQIYRKASQRDIEVWQAARDKEQEVQRKSRLIVSRLGLKMKLSDIEFQGDGNKATFYYTADDRVDFRLLIKELASTFKIRVEMKQVGLRQEAARLGGIGSCGRELCCSTWLTDFRSVSTSAARYQQLSLNPQKLAGQCGKLKCCLNYELDSYLDALKNFPKTDTWLQTEKGTAVFQKMDIFKGLLWYAYKDNPMQWVDLEAEKVNEIIKINKEGKKVASLEMYASKINVPTVPEAAFTNVVGQDSLTRFDKNKGNKSNKRRKNRNNKRKSPRKNA
- a CDS encoding peptidoglycan DD-metalloendopeptidase family protein; amino-acid sequence: MKRLLLVLSLLPFTCFSQIIGEANGGEVKFNPNNLACITEEAKAKINTEVEVNVAKLIKQGKLSIKKAGLAAPTFIWPVKKAATSDFNDVWAISNYVDHDATFPDKVQDYNCGTNTYDTSSGYNHSGTDIFTWPFSWYQMENNLAEVVAAAPGEIIYKNDGQFDKSCTFNSNTWNAIYVQHSDGSRTWYGHLKDGSLTTKIVGDTVVEGEFLGVVGSSGNSTGPHLHFEVYDSNSNLVDPFSGTCNNITSWWQDQPDYTDPNINAVLTHSAPPNFDNPCPQLENTNLANKFLPNSTIYFAGYFKDQLAGTTANFGIRNPNGIRIAVWDENFTDSFNTSYWFRSVDNLATLGTYRFEVTYEGQTIRHEFEVAATLGVEDEKLAQISVAPNPFEDELKISGFTFNQADYNMAVFNQLGQKVVEKEDFSARLNLQFLSKGLYFLNIGDKTTGSSKSFKIVKK
- a CDS encoding DNA polymerase III subunit — encoded protein: MLFSNIIDQETVKKQLIYSVERNRIPHAQLFVAPKGTGALPLAIAYAQYILCNNSDGENNTGDQVCNTKINNLSHPDLHFAFPVATTDKVKRHPVSDFFLEEWRQFINDNPYGDLLSWYAHLGIENKQGQIGVDEAEAIVKKLILKSYEGGYKVMIIWMAEKLNTAAANKLLKLIEEPPNKTILLLVTESEEQIISTILSRCQIVKLNPLSENHIKEALIAREHITENEAVKIAHQADGNWNKARNILHNSTSDEQFEQWFITWVRTAFKAKGNAAVIQELIAWSDAIASNGREVQKSFLNYCLQFFRQALLKNYTADSLVFLEPYTTSFDLDKFAPFVHSGNIMEITKELNDAIYHIERNGNAKIILLDLSIKLTRLLHQKEAV
- the trhA gene encoding PAQR family membrane homeostasis protein TrhA, with amino-acid sequence MMKNEHLTYYNSTEERLNVLTHAIGLVLSIIALVVLIIHANDHGTARHIVSFSIFGASLILLYSASTFYHYAQQPELRKKLNILDHAAIYVLIAGTYTPFTLITLKGTLGWTIFGITWGIALVGVFLKLFYTGRFEKISTAAYIGMGWIIIFAVKPLLENLPINGLYWLVAGGVFYTVGAILYSIPKIKYNHTIFHVFVLLGSFSHFMAIYFYVLQ